In one window of Flavobacterium ginsengisoli DNA:
- a CDS encoding L,D-transpeptidase family protein → MRNFTFSLIIVTVGFFAFSFNSLSNSAKNNTDLTNRKAVSVITLDAASINAFFKKYPKLKKYQKDVEGIYKAKDYKSIWYDDKSITEFGSLLYQKVNVLKDQGIEEKMPYKEQIDEAFNESSSNKPPQLDTELLLTSMYVFYASNVYSGVDPATLKKIGWYLPAKSISYTHILDSLMVDSDRLNEDDNLLFSQYYKLKDALKKYRKIETDNLWKKITIDSLNFKDLRPDDTAIAIKQIRNRLFVVGDLKQDSGSDIYDEELMAGVLNYKKRYNLKINYALTRDIINQMNEPISKRIRTIMLNMERCRWIPTKLAKAEEYVMVNIPSFRLFYVKDGKYDLVSDIFVGNRLSETVIFSGNMDRIVFSPYWYVPTSIIQNELKLQMASDKNYLAEHNMEWNGGKVRQKPGPKNSLGLVKFMFPNPNDIYMHDTPAKSLFEFEKRTFSHGCINVKEAKQLALHILKDDPDWR, encoded by the coding sequence ATGCGAAATTTTACTTTTTCTTTAATTATTGTTACAGTCGGTTTTTTTGCATTTTCATTCAATTCATTATCCAACAGTGCCAAAAACAATACTGATTTAACAAATCGAAAAGCTGTTTCGGTCATTACTCTCGATGCCGCTTCAATCAATGCTTTTTTTAAAAAATATCCTAAGCTTAAAAAATATCAGAAAGATGTCGAGGGTATTTACAAAGCCAAAGACTATAAATCTATTTGGTATGATGATAAAAGTATAACCGAATTTGGATCCTTATTGTACCAGAAAGTAAATGTTCTTAAAGATCAAGGTATTGAAGAGAAAATGCCTTACAAAGAGCAAATTGATGAGGCTTTTAATGAAAGTTCTTCAAACAAACCACCACAGCTTGATACCGAATTACTGCTTACAAGCATGTATGTATTTTATGCAAGTAATGTATATTCTGGGGTAGATCCTGCGACTTTGAAAAAAATAGGATGGTACTTGCCTGCAAAATCTATTTCGTATACTCACATTCTAGATTCATTAATGGTAGATTCAGATCGATTGAATGAAGATGATAATCTGTTATTCAGCCAATATTACAAATTGAAAGATGCACTTAAAAAATACCGTAAAATAGAAACCGATAATCTTTGGAAGAAAATTACAATTGATAGTCTCAATTTTAAAGACTTAAGACCAGACGATACAGCTATTGCTATAAAACAAATTAGAAATCGCTTATTTGTAGTTGGAGATTTAAAACAAGATTCTGGAAGTGATATTTATGATGAAGAATTGATGGCGGGAGTTTTAAATTATAAAAAAAGATATAATCTAAAAATAAATTATGCCCTAACAAGAGATATTATCAATCAGATGAATGAGCCGATTAGTAAAAGAATCAGGACCATTATGTTGAATATGGAAAGATGCAGATGGATTCCGACCAAATTGGCAAAAGCTGAAGAATATGTCATGGTAAATATCCCGTCATTCAGATTATTCTATGTTAAGGACGGAAAATACGATCTTGTTTCGGATATTTTTGTTGGTAACAGGCTTAGTGAGACTGTAATTTTTAGCGGTAATATGGATCGGATTGTTTTTAGTCCTTATTGGTATGTGCCAACGAGTATTATTCAAAATGAATTAAAACTCCAGATGGCAAGTGATAAAAACTATCTGGCAGAACATAATATGGAATGGAATGGAGGGAAAGTGCGACAAAAACCAGGACCAAAGAATTCTCTAGGATTAGTAAAATTTATGTTTCCAAATCCGAACGATATTTACATGCACGACACGCCTGCAAAAAGTTTGTTCGAATTTGAAAAACGTACTTTCAGTCACGGTTGTATAAATGTGAAAGAAGCCAAACAGCTTGCATTGCATATTTTAAAAGACGATCCAGACTGGCGGTAG
- a CDS encoding NifU family protein: MTTEELTSNVLLALDEIRPFLKSDGGDISLISIEDDKHVKVRLEGACISCSVNQMTLKAGVETTIKKYAPQIETVVNVM; encoded by the coding sequence ATGACAACAGAAGAATTAACAAGTAATGTTTTATTGGCCTTAGATGAGATAAGACCATTCTTAAAATCTGACGGTGGAGATATTTCATTAATTTCTATTGAAGACGACAAACATGTAAAAGTTCGTTTGGAAGGAGCTTGCATCAGCTGTAGTGTTAATCAAATGACGCTAAAAGCAGGTGTTGAAACAACTATCAAAAAATATGCTCCGCAAATTGAAACTGTGGTAAATGTAATGTAA